The following are encoded together in the Glycine max cultivar Williams 82 chromosome 8, Glycine_max_v4.0, whole genome shotgun sequence genome:
- the LOC100797527 gene encoding PH, RCC1 and FYVE domains-containing protein 1 encodes MSRTDTMTTTMTADLNRTGPVERDIEQAITALKKGAYLLKYGRRGKPKFCPFRLSNDESVLIWFSGKEEKRLKLTNVSRIISGQRTPIFQRYPRPEKEYQSFSLIYNDRSLDLICKDKDEAEVWFSGLKALISRGHHWKWRPESRTDGIPSEANSPRTYTRRSSPLNSPFGSNESLQKDSGDHLRLHSPYESPPKNGLDKAFSDVVYYPIPPMGFFPPDSASGSVHSVSSGGSDSMHGQMKTMPMDAFRVSLSSAVSSSSQGSGHDDGDALGDVFIWGEGTGDGVLGGGAHHVGSNFGVKMDSLLPKALESAVVLDVQNIACGGEHAAMVTKQGEVFSWGGESGGRLGHGVDSDVPHPKLIESLSNTNIELVACGEYHTCAVTLSGDLYTWGDGTYNYGLLGHGNQVSHWVPKRVNGPLEGIHVSSISCGPWHTAVVTSSGQLFTFGDGTFGVLGHGDRKSVSLPREIESLKGLRTVQAACGVWHTAAVVEVMVGNSSSSNCSSGKLFTWGDGDKGRLGHGDKESKLVPTRVVTLDEPNFCQVACGHSMTVALSRLGHVYTMGSCVYGHLGNTQADGKLPTPVEGKLSKSFVEEIACGAYHVAVLTSRTEVFTWGKGANGCLGHGDTNDRNTPTLVEALKDKQVKSIACGTNFTAAICLHKWVSGVDQSMCSGCRVPFNFKRKRHNCYNCGLAFCHSCSNKKSVKASMAPNPNKPYRVCDNCFNKIRKTTETDSSSQASMSRRGSVNQGSLEFNGKDDKLDSRSHNQLARFSSMESLKQVDSRSSKKNKKLEFNSSRVSPAPNGGSQWGAMNISKSFNPVFGSSKKFFSASVPGSRIVSRATSPISRRPSPPRSTTPTPTLGGLSSPKIVVDDAKRINDNLSQEVVKLRSQVENLTRKAQLQEVELERTTKQLKEAIAIASEETAKCKAAKEVIKSLTAQWKDMAERLPVGASRNARSPPSLASFGLNPGSNDLTNASFDRLNIQATSPESDLNGSTNQLLSNGSSTITNRSAGHIKHSQSDATSRNGSKTKDNETEWVEQDEPGVYITLTSLPGGVIDLKRVRFSRKRFSEKQAEQWWAENRARVYEQYNVHMIDKSTIGVGSEDLAH; translated from the exons GATGAATCTGTTTTGATATGGTTCTCAGGGAAAGAAGAGAAGCGCCTTAAACTAACTAATGTTTCTAGGATTATATCTGGACAACGCACG CCAATCTTTCAAAGATATCCGCGGCCTGAGAAGGAGTACCAGTCGTTTTCTCTCATTTACAATGATAGATCATTAGACTTG ATTTGTAAGGATAAAGATGAAGCTGAGGTTTGGTTCAGTGGATTGAAAGCGTTAATTTCTCGCGGCCATCACTGGAAGTGGAGACCAGAGTCAAGAACTGATGGTATTCCGTCTGAAGCTAATAGTCCTCGAACATACACTAGAAGAAGTTCTCCCTTGAATTCTCCATTTGGTAGTAATGAAAGCTTGCAAAAg GATAGTGGGGATCATCTTCGCCTTCATAGCCCATATGAAAGCCCCCCTAAGAATGGTTTGGATAAAGCATTTTCTGATGTGGTTTATTATCCTATTCCTCCAATGGGTTTCTTCCCTCCAGATTCTGCCAGTGGTTCGGTCCACTCTGTGTCATCAGGAGGATCAGATAGCATGCATGGTCAAATGAAGACAATGCCTATGGATGCTTTTAGAGTTAGTCTATCAAGTGCTGTTAGCTCATCTAGCCAAGGTTCTGGTCATGATGATGGTGATGCCTTAGGGGATGTTTTCATTTGGGGGGAAGGCACAGGTGATGGTGTACTCGGTGGTGGGGCTCACCATGTTGGGAGTAATTTTGGTGTCAAAATGGACTCTCTGTTGCCCAAAGCCTTGGAATCAGCAGTAGTTCTTGATGTACAGAATATTGCTTGTGGTGGGGAACATGCTGCCATGGTGACCAAACAAGGTGAAGTTTTTTCCTGGGGGGGAGAATCAGGAGGAAGGCTTGGACATGGAGTTGATTCTGATGTTCCCCATCCAAAGCTTATTGAATCTCTAAGTAATACAAATATTGAACTTGTAGCTTGTGGGGAGTATCATACATGTGCTGTGACACTTTCTGGTGATCTTTATACATGGGGTGATGGCACTTACAATTATGGTCTTCTGGGGCATGGAAATCAGGTGAGCCACTGGGTCCCAAAAAGAGTAAATGGCCCTTTGGAGGGCATACATGTTTCATCTATTTCTTGTGGTCCATGGCACACTGCTGTTGTTACCTCTTCGGGGCAATTATTTACTTTTGGTGATGGTACATTTGGTGTTCTTGGTCATGGAGACCGAAAAAGTGTTTCCTTGCCTAGGGAAATAGAGTCCCTGAAAGGTCTTCGTACTGTGCAGGCTGCTTGTGGTGTTTGGCATACTGCTGCTGTTGTGGAGGTCATGGTTGGAAATTCAAGTTCCAGCAACTGCTCTTCAGGGAAGCTGTTTACATGGGGCGATGGAGACAAAGGTCGACTTGGACATGGTGACAAGGAATCAAAACTTGTTCCCACCCGTGTTGTGACTCTTGATGAACCTAATTTTTGTCAAGTTGCTTGTGGTCATAGTATGACTGTAGCACTTTCTAGATTAGGCCATGTCTATACAATGGGCAGTTGTGTCTATGGCCATTTGGGAAATACTCAAGCTGATGGGAAGCTACCAACCCCTGTCGAAGGAAAGCTTTCAAAGAGTTTTGTGGAGGAGATAGCTTGTGGTGCATATCATGTTGCAGTTTTAACTTCAAGGACTGAAGTTTTCACATGGGGGAAGGGTGCAAATGGTTGTTTAGGCCATGGGGATACTAATGATAGAAACACCCCAACATTAGTAGAAGCGCTGAAAGACAAACAAGTAAAAAGTATTGCTTGTGGTACAAATTTCACTGCAGCTATATGCCTGCATAAGTGGGTATCTGGTGTTGACCAGTCCATGTGTTCTGGCTGCCGTGTGCCATTCAACTTCAAAAGGAAACGCCACAATTGTTATAATTGTGGACTTGCTTTTTGTCATTCATGCAGTAATAAGAAATCTGTTAAGGCTTCAATGGCACCAAACCCCAACAAACCTTATCGTGTCTGTGataattgttttaataaaataaggaaaACTACAGAAACCGATTCTTCATCTCAGGCTTCTATGAGCAGAAGAGGAAGTGTTAATCAGGGGTCACTTGAGTTTAATGGTAAGGATGATAAATTGGATTCCAGATCTCATAATCAACTTGCCAGGTTTTCTTCAATGGAATCCTTGAAACAAGTGGACAGCAgatcttcaaagaaaaacaaaaaattggaaTTCAACAGTAGCCGTGTCTCACCTGCTCCAAATGGTGGTTCACAGTGGGGAGCAATGAATATTTCTAAATCTTTTAATCCTGTTTTTGGATCATCGAAGAAATTTTTTTCAGCTTCTGTTCCTGGGTCTAGAATTGTTTCCCGGGCAACATCCCCAATATCTAGACGACCTAGTCCACCCCGTTCAACTACTCCAACCCCAACACTGGGGGGACTTTCATCGCCAAAGATAGTTGTGGATGATGCTAAGAGAATCAATGATAACCTCAGTCAGGAGGTTGTTAAATTAAGATCACAG GTGGAAAACCTGACTCGGAAAGCCCAGCTTCAAGAAGTTGAGTTGGAAAGAACAACTAAACAGTTAAAAGAAGCAATAGCAATTGCAAGCGAAGAAACTGCCAAATGCAAAGCAGCAAAGGAAGTGATCAAGTCACTCACTGCCCAG TGGAAGGACATGGCTGAGAGGCTACCTGTAGGAGCATCTAGGAATGCCAGATCACCACCCTCTCTTGCTTCCTTTGGCTTAAATCCTGGTTCCAATGACCTTACTAATGCTTCCTTTGATCGATTGAATATTCAAGCAACAAGCCCAGAATCAGACTTAAATGGATCCACTAACCAGTTACTTTCAAATGGATCAAGCACCATCACCAACCGGAGTGCAGGTCACATTAAACACAGTCAATCAGATGCAACTAGCAGAAATGGGAGCAAAACAAAGGATAATGAGACTGAATGGGTTGAGCAAGATGAACCTGGTGTATATATTACTCTTACCTCCTTACCAGGAGGTGTAATAGATCTTAAAAGAGTTCGCTTCAG CCGGAAGCGGTTTAGTGAGAAACAAGCAGAACAATGGTGGGCTGAGAATCGGGCAAGAGTATATGAACAATACAACGTGCACATGATTGACAAGTCGACAATTGGCGTTGGGAGTGAGGACCTGGCTCATTGA